One Paenibacillus sp. SYP-B4298 genomic window, GCTTGGCGAGCATGCTTCCGGCTAGCCTTTGACGCGATTCCAGGGAATCGTAATAGATGCAGCGCCAGCTTGGAGTGCCATCGGTTTCATACAAACTAGCGGCTTTATTCAACAAGGCAATAATCTGCTCTTGCGCGACCGGCGTGGACTTGAATTTGCGAATCGTTCTGCGTTCTCTTATCGTTGCGGAAGCATTCACAAGAATTCCCTCCTCGGCTCATATTGTTAACCGGTAAACAATTATTTTGTTAATGAGTAAACTATATACTTGCATGTGGGGTGCTGTCAATCGGAAGTTTGGGTGAATGATACGGTTTGATTGTTTTGGAGGAGTATGTTATGTTGATTTACATATAAACAAAAAGGGGAGACCGAATGTATGAACTCTTCCGAGGGACTTAAAAGGTTGCTTTACAGCCAATTTCTTCATTTTGCGCATTTGACCGAGCAAATCTTCGCGACGGAGAGCGAAAAATTTGCGGATTTTGCCCGGCTGGAAGGGCTGAGTTCGTTCCCGACCAATCTAACCAGCGTCCATACCATCGACTGCATCGGCCATAATGAGCCTATCAATAATACTTCCATTGCGGAGAAAATGAATTTATCCAAGGCGAGCATTACCAAGATCAGCAACAAGCTGCAGGAGGAAGGCTTCATCAAACGCAGCCAGATGAACGACAACAAAAAAGAAGTCTATTTCAGCCTGACGCCCAAAGGCCGACAGATCTTCGAGGTTCATGCCATGATGCATGTCATCCTCGAGAACCGGTTTATCGATTCAATGAACGTCTTTTCGGAATCGGAGCTTCAGGCCGTCCTGAAGTTCTTTCAGTTGATGATTCAACATAACGACAATAGTGCAAAAGGGGATGAATGAGGGTTGTTTGACGCTCCCGTTAAGCTCTTTTTTGCCAAGAAGCTGGGAAATGCCTCTTCCAATGCCCGGGTCGGTTGATCGATTGGATCCTCGCAGCGCCAACACACAAAGCCGTCATTCAATATGGAAAAAGCCTGGGTTGCTCCGGCCGTGACGATGAACTTGCGGGCTTAACCTCCAGTAAAACTAGAGAAAATAACCTGCCCCCAGTGGCGAAACTTGGGCAGGTTATTTTCTAGCATGAGGATCACCCCCGCTCTGGAGGCGATACTACCCCACCCAAGTCATGGTGTACAGTCCGATTGTGAATTTCTAATCCTTACAGGAACAAACCAGCAAGCGTCGCCGAGAGCACGCTGACCAATGTAGCTCCGTACAGCAGGCGGAGGCCGAAGCGGGCAACCGTATTCCCTTGATTCTCGTGCAGCCCCTTTACAGCTCCTGAAATAATGCCTATCGACGAAAAGTTTGCAAACGAGACCAAGAAGACGGATACGATGCCGATCGTTCGAGCAGACATTGCGCCCTCCTTTACCATCGTCGACAGATCAAGCATCGCTACAAATTCATTCGCCACCATTTTTGTTGCCATGATGTTGCCGGCTTCAACGGTTTCATTCCATGGTACACCCATAAGAAAGGCAAGCGGCGCAAAAATATAGCCCAAAATTTGCTGGAACGTTATTCCGAACAAGCTTCCGAATAGGCCATTAATTAAGGCAATCAAAGCGACAAAGCCAATTAGCATCGCGGCAACTGTCATCGCCACCTTGAACCCGTCCATAATATATTCGCCCAGCATCTCGAAGAAAGATTGTTTATGCTCGTCGTGAACCTCAAGAATGTCCTGTTCCTTGGACACCGTATACGGATGCAGAATCGATGCGATAATAAAACCGCCGAACAGATTCAGAACAAGCGCCGTGACGACATATTTCGGCTCAATCATCGTCATGTACGCCCCGACGATAGACATGGAGACCGTCGACATGGCAGAGGCGCACAGTGTATATAGACGATGCTCCGGCAACCTCCCTAACTGCTTCTTCACAGAAATAAATACTTCGGATTGCCCCAACACCGCGGAAGCAACCGCATTATACGATTCCAGCTTTCCCATGCCATTCACCTTGCTGAGCGCAAGACCGATAGATTTGATAATAAAGGGTAATATCTTCGTATATTGCAAAATGCCTATCAGCGCAGAAATAAACACAATCGGCAACAGAACCATCAGAAAAAATTGTGTACTCGAGCCCTCATTCACGATCCCGCCGAAAACAAAATTAACTCCTACCGCCGCGTAGTCCAGCAGCGCCTCAAACACCGTGGTAAATCCCCGGATCAGCGTCTCGCCTATCGTCGTATTCAATAATACAAACGCCAGCACGATCTGCAGAACAATCATTTGCGCCAGCGGCCGATAGCGAATACGGCCGCGGTCATTGCTGGCCAAGTAGGTCAGTCCGAATACGACCAGCAAACCGACTATGGCAATCAAATATTTCATCTCAAATTCCCTCCTTATGCTTTGAATAAAAGGAATCTACCTATTCTATTGTAGAATATGAAGAAGTATTCGCTTATAATGGGTTTCCTGTCACAACCCCCCTAACCCGGCTTCGCCCCGACGTTCTGGTTCGCTGGCGCACGACAATTCCTAGTGATGCAGGGCATCGCGTTGGCCTGATCCAGAGAATGTTTTCTATCGGGGCTGAATGTAGAAAGTGTAGATGCCTATAAATTGAGATTTTCAATAGCTTTGTGCTGTTGGGAGTTGTCAAATGCCATCGTAAGATGTGGTAATGGTATGCCTAACTTTTTTGCTTCTCGCACAACTTCAGATATCGCAAAACCTGCTTTGCTATTGTTGTATTCGATGAAAAGTCGTGGTAAGCTGCCCTTAGCAAAGATAACCTTGTTAAAAAGCGTGCCGAGAAGTACCGGGGGAATCTTAGTCAGCAGTAGCAAAATCATATCTCTCTTTGCGCCTCGTGCTTTCAGTACAGGGGTCATTTCCCTCATATGCTTACCAACCTTTGCGAATGAGTCGCGATGATTCATGAGTGCTGGAAAGCTTCCCCGTTTTAACACCTCGGTCTCTATAGCCGCATTCATGGCAAAATGATTCCATAACCAGCTTTGCATATCCCTTATCCAACTAATTTTAAAATGGGCACTCTCAAATAGCTTTTTGACCTGGTTGTTAATATATTCGGTGCCTGCCCGTGGTTTTTCCAGAAATATCATTTTTAAGAAGCCGCCTCTAAGCCTGTTGTCCGCGATGCCGCCTCCTGCTCCGGGGAAGCCGAAGACAACATGGTTCATACACAATGGTGCGATCGATGATTTCAAATCTTGCCAAATGTTATTGAATAGGAGGATAGGGGTATTTCCTGCAGCAGTTGATAGGAGTTGTACAGCTTCTGGAAGCTGTTCCGTGTTGACACTCACAATAATGAGATCATAATTTGAGCTTAACTCCTCATGCAGCTTGACGTTCCAGCTTTCTTTTATGAGCTGCTTCCCTTTTCGTGCGTCCCACATTTCAAGCTCTATATGGCTTCCGTAGGTTTCTTTTCTCCCTTTTCTAACGTAAAACTCAACGGTATGCCCTGCCTGTTCAAAAGCCCAAGCATATTGGGTGGATATGACACCTCGACCGAAAAATAAAATTCTCATCTTCGCCTCCTGGATTCCATATTATTCCTTGCTGACCATCCGACAACGTGTTGTATAATGTCATTGTATAGATTTACCAGATGGTCATCAACCATCAGATTTTTAATATCTGTCGTGTAATCGCTGGAACAGAACATGGAGGCCAATCATGAAGAAGCAGCCTGAAATGACGGACAAAACAAGGCAAACCTTTATCAATGTATTCTGTGATTTATATAGCCGAAAACCAATTGAAAAAATATCCGTTCAAGAAATTGCTAAGCAATCAGGATATAATCGCAGTACATTTTATCAGTATTTTTCGGATATCTATGAGTTGTTGGACTGCGTTGAAGAACGTGTTTTGAAATCCATTAACGAGGAGATGGCAAGCAGGGAGTTCTCTACGCATGCCTTCCAAGATGCACTACAATGCTTGGAAAATGCAGAGGATATTTCAGTTCTCAAAGCCCTCTTGGGCGACTATGGCTCTGTTCATTTTGTTGAACGTCTGAAAAGAGAAATTCCCTTTGAAAGATTGATTGTGGACTTTCCCACAGATGATGTCTTAGCGCCATATATCATTGAGTTTTACCTATCAACCTTAATCTCAGTGTTTCGCCTATGGATACGCAACGGCAAAGATCTATCGTCGGAAGAATTGGTCAGATTGATCGATAGCCTATTTGCAAACGGGATAACACCGTACCCTATCTTTGGCAAGGTCAATCCGCGGCGCCCTGATTCGAGTGCGTCCTTGAGAATGTCATTTGTGCGGCCTTCTAATTGATGTGGAATTGATGTTAAAATTAATGTTAAACTCCACATTCCGCATCACAGCATGTGTGTTGCCGGGGGTATACAGTATAGGAGGTCATATTCAATGGTTTTCAATCCGATTGACTTGGATAACTGGAGCAGAAAGCCCTATTTCGAACATTACTTAAACAATGTCAGATGCACTTATAGCATGACGGCGAATATTGATATTACCCATCTGCTGTCAGAAGTGAAGCATAAGGGGATGAAGCTGTACCCGGTACTCATTCATATGATTACAACAGTGGTAAACCGGCATGTTGAATTTCGCACCTGTTATGATGCAGATGGCCGATTAGGTTACTGGGACAGTATGTCCCCCAGCTATACCATCTTTCATGAGGATGATAAGACGTTCTCAAGCCTCTGGACGTTGTATGGAGATGATCTTCATGACTTCTACTGCCGTTATCTTGATGATATGAGGATGTACGGAAGTGTTAAACAATTTGCCGCTAAAGCCAACGAACCCGCTAACACTTTCCCGATTTCCAGCATTCCATGGGTCAGCTTCACGGGCTTTAACCTGAACGTATATAACGAAGGAACCTATTTACTGCCGATCTTCACAATGGGAAAGTACATTCAGAACGATGGCAAGATTCTGTTGCCCTTGTCGGGACAATTCCATCATGCTGTTTGCGACGGCTACCATGCGGGCGTGCTGTTTAATGAATTGCAACGACTTGCAGATACATGCACGGAGTGGCTGCCAATTAAAATCCAGGATCGTTAATTAATTAAATAGCCAGCCCGGCAAAAGGCGAAGCTGCATCAAATTTATTGACAGTTGGAAGATTTGTAATTTATACTAAATATAGTAGGCGCTAGGTGTTGTAAATCGACTAGTGTACACTTCTCTTGAAGCAAAACGTTAACGCAATATGGTTTAGTTATGTAGAGCATTTTCAGCAGCGCTTCATCGCTTGGAAAATGCTCTTTTCTTTAATTCCTGTGCAATGTGGACGATGGCAACTCTCGAGCATTGCCGTCGTTGTACTCTTCGCGTCATGCTTTTCATGTTACTGAATATTACCATGTTTGCCATCCTCTCTAACCAGCCTTTCCAAAGCTTATCTAACGGGGGAAACATAATGTCTAGATCCATTGAATCTATCCTGAGAGATGAAATTTTTGCTGAGCTTGAAATCGAGTATCCAGATGATTACGATACCAATTTGTTGGATCAAGGGATCGATTCGGTTAGCTTTATCAAGCTTATTGTTGCCATGGAAGCGAAGTTTAACATCGCGATTCCTGATGAGGAGCTATTGTTTGAAAATTTCTCCACGACTAGATTAATCCTTCATTATCTGACCGAGAAAGCGGTAACATAGAGTGCAACAGAGCGAGAATTGGAGGAGATTATGACTATCATTCAGCGCTTATTTATGGAAGCATGTGATCGCAAAGAGCATATTATCCTTCAAGATTTGAAGCAGCACTGGACTTACGCAGAGGTGATGACAGAAGCATATTCGATTGCTTTATATATAAAGAAGAATTTCGATCTTGAGCCTGGAAGTCATGTTGCATTATACACAAATAATGAGCCCATGTTCATTATCGCGGCGCTTGCCATTCAGTTCTGCGGCTATGTACTCGTACCGGTTCCTTACTCGGCATCCAAAACTGAAATTGAAAATATCTTACATGCCAGCGACGCCAAGCTGGTTATCAGCAAATATGCAAAGCCTGCGCAGTTAAATTGCGACATTCCTTGGGTGACCGCTCAGGATGTATCGCAAGAACCGATGCCTTCGTTTGAATCGATCTCGTTAACGAATCAGCCCGATCCCAATCAATGTGCGATTCTCCTTCCTACATCCGGCACAACCGGAAAGTCTAAGATCGTGATGTTATCCCATTGGAATGTATTGACGAATGCGTTGGCACATGGCGCAAAGGTGGGTTATACGGATCAAGATTCGTTTCTTGTAACGATGCCCGTTCATTTCAGTTCTACGATTGTCACGCAATTGATTTCTTGCATGCTCTATGGAACCCGAATTCAGCTTATCAGCTTGCCCTTGCTGTCACGCACAGCGTTCAGACTGTTTCAGAATAAGGCGGTCACGGCATTCTCAGCGGTGCCTACGCAATTGATGCACTTTGTTTCTGATTTTCATCAGACAACAAGCTGGAGTGCCTTTGATTCAATTGAATATATTGTTATTAGCGGTGCGGCGATTCCCGCGAAATTAGTAGACAATCTTCGGACTGTATTTCCCAAAGCAGACATTATTCAAACCTATGGATTAACAGAAGCTTCTCCGCGGGTGAGCATGATGGAACGGGGAGATAGCTGCTTATCCTGTGGCTCACCCATCAGTGACGTTTCTATTCGACTAGTTGACGAAGAAGGGAAGGAGGTTGAAGGAGCAGCTATCGGAGAAATTTGGGTCAAGGGCCCAAATGTGATGCTCGGTTATTACAAAAACCCGGAGTTAACGAACGATACCATTGTTGATGGCTGGTTAAAGACAGGAGATTTGGGATATTGGAATGAATCAAGGTGTCTCATCATTACAGGCAGAAAGAAGAATATCATTATATCCGGCGGTATCAATATCTATCCGGAAGAAATCGAAGAGTTTTTATATGGCTTGAAGGAAGTTGAGGAAGTCCTAGTTGTTGGTGTGCACGATGATCTATTAGGCGAAGTACCCATCGCATTTCTGAAGGTTTTTGAAGACGGTCTGGTTGATATGAATGCGCTGACAAAACATTGCCGCTTGCATCTGTCGTCGTATAAAGTGCCTAGGCAATGGAGGATTATCGATGAAATTCCAAAAACAACAACAGGAAAACTGGACAGGGCAAGTACGAAGCGCTTATTGCTAGGGGTGAATGAAAAAATTGAAGAATACAACTCAAGCCTTGGGTAAGGAAGTATTGCCAATAAGCTATCCGATGATTACAACCTATACGCAGCATGCTCATCTCTTGTCCATACTTACCCATTACGAGTGCGCACACCCATGGATATTTAGTAATTATATTCAATTATTTATTAACAAAGATTATAAACATAATTGGGGAGATTTTTATTTCCCTCTGGCCTATGAGCTGCGGCCTTCAGATGCATGCAAATGGATTACGACTCAAAAGATACATAGAGATACGGTCACAGCTAAATGGGACTCTGTTATTCATTTTATTATAGAAAACATTAATTCAAATCAGTATGTCCACACAATGGTGAATTATTTCTACGTGCCACTAAGCGACCGCTATAACAAACTCCAGTTGCATCATGACATATTTGTTTATGGTTATGATCTAAATAGAGAGATATTGTATGTTTCCGATTTTTTCAAGAACGGAGTGTATAGTCAAGCTGAAATATCATTTGCAGATTTCGATCTTGCTTTCAACACGAATCATTTAACAACAAATCATGATTATCTAAGAGGAATGGTTTATCTGTATACATTCAATGATCAATATCAGGATCAATTCAGTTTCAGTGCAGATAGCCAAGTACATTCTATAAGAAACTATTTCACTAAGAAACCGCCGGAATATTGGGAGATGTTCAACTATGAGGGCGACAGGGATCGGCTTGATTTCGGCATGGGAATATACACCACTCTATTCAATTATGTGAAGGAGACATCGGACAACAAGTCTCAGCTTGATATAAGACCCTTTCATTTACTGTATGATCATAAGAAGATCATGACGTTAAGACTCAAGTATTTGTACGATAATCGGCATCTGCTTCATTTAAATCAAGAGCATATCGACGAATTCATATCAATTGAAGTGAAGGCGAGAATCCTTGTGAATGCAGCGTTTAAATATAATTTGACAAGGGATAGGAGTATTTTAGATAGCTTACATACACAGATAAGGGATATAGAAAATGAAGAATCCATATTCCTTGAACGATGGCTGAAGCAGGTAGGCATTCAGTAAGTCGAGGGAATAGATGATGTCAGCCTGATACTATAATTTTTATGGTAATATATATGAATTTATTGGGTGCTGAACGAAAGTCTTTTACTGTAATATATGGTTAAGAATTTAAAGAAATGAATAGTGGTTTCACAAACCTTATGCAATGGGGATGATCATCATATTCATTGTCCTAACAGGAGTCGCAGGCTTCATCGGTTCCAACCTTGCCGAGAGGCTGCTGCGGGAAGGCCATACCGTTATCGGTGTCGATAATTTTCTGACCGGGTCCACCATCAACATAGACAATCTCTTACGGTCGCCCAATTTCAAGTTTATCGAGCATGACGTCATTGATCCGCTCGCAATTGAAGGCCCTGTCGATTGGGTGATGCATTTCGCAAGTCCTGCCAGCCCGCCCAAATATTTGTCCTATCCGATCGAAACGATGAGGGTCAACAGCGAAGGAACGATGCATCTGCTGCATCTGGCCAAAGAAAAGCAGGCGGCTTTCTTCTTGGCTTCAACAAGCGAGATCTACGGTAACCCAGCCGTTCACCCTCAGCCGGAGAGCTACTATGGCAACGTGAATTCGGTGGGAGCAAGAAGCTGCTACAACGAAGCGAAGCGGTATGCAGAGGCGATCACCTACTGGATGAACAGGAAATACGGCATACCGGTAAGGGTCATTCGGATCTTCAATACATTTGGCCCGAAGATGGATTTAAATGATGGACGCGTCATTACCAATTTCATTAATCAAATTATGTCCAAGCAAAACCTTACGATTTATGGCGACGGCAGACAGACGAGAAGCTTTCAGTATATCGACGATTTGCTGGAAGGGATTGTGAGACTGATGAGCA contains:
- a CDS encoding phosphopantetheine-binding protein, with translation MSRSIESILRDEIFAELEIEYPDDYDTNLLDQGIDSVSFIKLIVAMEAKFNIAIPDEELLFENFSTTRLILHYLTEKAVT
- a CDS encoding class I adenylate-forming enzyme family protein, producing the protein MTIIQRLFMEACDRKEHIILQDLKQHWTYAEVMTEAYSIALYIKKNFDLEPGSHVALYTNNEPMFIIAALAIQFCGYVLVPVPYSASKTEIENILHASDAKLVISKYAKPAQLNCDIPWVTAQDVSQEPMPSFESISLTNQPDPNQCAILLPTSGTTGKSKIVMLSHWNVLTNALAHGAKVGYTDQDSFLVTMPVHFSSTIVTQLISCMLYGTRIQLISLPLLSRTAFRLFQNKAVTAFSAVPTQLMHFVSDFHQTTSWSAFDSIEYIVISGAAIPAKLVDNLRTVFPKADIIQTYGLTEASPRVSMMERGDSCLSCGSPISDVSIRLVDEEGKEVEGAAIGEIWVKGPNVMLGYYKNPELTNDTIVDGWLKTGDLGYWNESRCLIITGRKKNIIISGGINIYPEEIEEFLYGLKEVEEVLVVGVHDDLLGEVPIAFLKVFEDGLVDMNALTKHCRLHLSSYKVPRQWRIIDEIPKTTTGKLDRASTKRLLLGVNEKIEEYNSSLG
- a CDS encoding NupC/NupG family nucleoside CNT transporter, whose protein sequence is MKYLIAIVGLLVVFGLTYLASNDRGRIRYRPLAQMIVLQIVLAFVLLNTTIGETLIRGFTTVFEALLDYAAVGVNFVFGGIVNEGSSTQFFLMVLLPIVFISALIGILQYTKILPFIIKSIGLALSKVNGMGKLESYNAVASAVLGQSEVFISVKKQLGRLPEHRLYTLCASAMSTVSMSIVGAYMTMIEPKYVVTALVLNLFGGFIIASILHPYTVSKEQDILEVHDEHKQSFFEMLGEYIMDGFKVAMTVAAMLIGFVALIALINGLFGSLFGITFQQILGYIFAPLAFLMGVPWNETVEAGNIMATKMVANEFVAMLDLSTMVKEGAMSARTIGIVSVFLVSFANFSSIGIISGAVKGLHENQGNTVARFGLRLLYGATLVSVLSATLAGLFL
- a CDS encoding MarR family transcriptional regulator, with protein sequence MNSSEGLKRLLYSQFLHFAHLTEQIFATESEKFADFARLEGLSSFPTNLTSVHTIDCIGHNEPINNTSIAEKMNLSKASITKISNKLQEEGFIKRSQMNDNKKEVYFSLTPKGRQIFEVHAMMHVILENRFIDSMNVFSESELQAVLKFFQLMIQHNDNSAKGDE
- a CDS encoding UDP-glucuronic acid decarboxylase family protein, whose product is MIIIFIVLTGVAGFIGSNLAERLLREGHTVIGVDNFLTGSTINIDNLLRSPNFKFIEHDVIDPLAIEGPVDWVMHFASPASPPKYLSYPIETMRVNSEGTMHLLHLAKEKQAAFFLASTSEIYGNPAVHPQPESYYGNVNSVGARSCYNEAKRYAEAITYWMNRKYGIPVRVIRIFNTFGPKMDLNDGRVITNFINQIMSKQNLTIYGDGRQTRSFQYIDDLLEGIVRLMSTTYEQPVNLGNPEEVTILEVAQIVKELMKSDAQIEFLPLPEDDPRRRNPDITISKTIMDWEPAISLHDALARTIHYYQGHYIH
- a CDS encoding ketopantoate reductase family protein — translated: MRILFFGRGVISTQYAWAFEQAGHTVEFYVRKGRKETYGSHIELEMWDARKGKQLIKESWNVKLHEELSSNYDLIIVSVNTEQLPEAVQLLSTAAGNTPILLFNNIWQDLKSSIAPLCMNHVVFGFPGAGGGIADNRLRGGFLKMIFLEKPRAGTEYINNQVKKLFESAHFKISWIRDMQSWLWNHFAMNAAIETEVLKRGSFPALMNHRDSFAKVGKHMREMTPVLKARGAKRDMILLLLTKIPPVLLGTLFNKVIFAKGSLPRLFIEYNNSKAGFAISEVVREAKKLGIPLPHLTMAFDNSQQHKAIENLNL
- a CDS encoding TetR/AcrR family transcriptional regulator gives rise to the protein MKKQPEMTDKTRQTFINVFCDLYSRKPIEKISVQEIAKQSGYNRSTFYQYFSDIYELLDCVEERVLKSINEEMASREFSTHAFQDALQCLENAEDISVLKALLGDYGSVHFVERLKREIPFERLIVDFPTDDVLAPYIIEFYLSTLISVFRLWIRNGKDLSSEELVRLIDSLFANGITPYPIFGKVNPRRPDSSASLRMSFVRPSN
- the catA gene encoding type A chloramphenicol O-acetyltransferase encodes the protein MVFNPIDLDNWSRKPYFEHYLNNVRCTYSMTANIDITHLLSEVKHKGMKLYPVLIHMITTVVNRHVEFRTCYDADGRLGYWDSMSPSYTIFHEDDKTFSSLWTLYGDDLHDFYCRYLDDMRMYGSVKQFAAKANEPANTFPISSIPWVSFTGFNLNVYNEGTYLLPIFTMGKYIQNDGKILLPLSGQFHHAVCDGYHAGVLFNELQRLADTCTEWLPIKIQDR